The Flavobacteriales bacterium genome contains the following window.
GGACACGCCTTGCCCGACGTTCCGGAAGTCTTGATGGACGCGGCGTTGAACGACGAAGCCCCAGCTCGGGGCTCCGTTCTGGATCGTTGATGACAGGGCTCACTTGCCCGTGCGGCGGCTCCTGAACTCTTGCTGGAACGCGGCCCAGTCCTTGGTTTTGTAGTGGCCTTCGCCGAAGTAGATGAGGATCGGCTCGATCTGTTCGGGCGTCACGTAGCCGGGTACCGGTGTTATCACGTTCAGGTCGCTGTCCAAATACATGATGGTGGGATAGGCGCTTACGCCCATGGCCCGCGCCAATTGGTGGGTTCCGTTGCGGCCGCCTTGCCCGGCCCGGTAGTCGGGGTTGCTGAAGTCCTGGCCTTTGAACTTCACAGGTTCAGGACCCTCCGCGTTGAACTTCACGCAGTGGAAGTATTTGTTCATCAACGCCACGGTCTGCGGATCGGTGAAGGTCTTCGCTGAGAGCATTTTGCATGGGCCGCACCACTCGGTGTAAACGTCCATGAGAATGGGCTTGGGGTCCTTCTTGGCCGCTTCTTGGGCTTCAGTGATGGTCACCCACTTGACTTTCGGGGTCTCGACGGGTGTTTGCTCCGCCTCGGCCGGGGCGGGCAGCACTTCGGTGACCGGCTCGGTGCGGCCTTGGGCCAGCGACCACAAGGGCAAAATGAGGAGGGAAAAAGCGATGGGTCGCATGGTGAGCATTCGGTTGGGCGCGGTCACCAATGACCGTGCCGGGTTGGGGATCAGTGGATGCCGTGCATCCACTTCTTCAAGATGGGACTTAGCAGTAGGATAAGGATGCCTGCCCCGAGTGAGATGTACGCAATGTCCTGGAATACTCCGCTGTAGATGGCCAAGGACTCCACGGGTGGTAAAGTGCTCTCACCGTCCACAGTGGGCATGGCCATCATGGCACCGACTTTCCCAGCGACGAATTGGCCAAATGCAGAAGCCAGGAACCAAGCCCCCATCATCATCCCGACCAGTTTTGCGGGCGAGAGCTTCGTTATCATGCTCAACCCGATCGGTGAGAGGCACAACTCTCCGCTGGAGAGGAACATGTATCCAAGCACGAAGTAGATCAGCGGCACCATCCCATTATCGGAGAACTTGCCACCGAGGATGAACATGTAGAAGCCGAGCGCCAATTGCAAGAAAGCCAAGCCGAATTTCATCGGTGTATTCGGCTCGATTCGCCGACTGCTCAGCCATACCCAGAGCACGGCAAAGACAGGGCTCAGCAGGATGACCAGCAAGGGGTTGACCCCGTTGTTCACGGCTGCTGCGCTCTCCTGTCCGCCGAACAGTGAAAGATCCACGTTCCGCAACGCATAAAGGTTCAATGAACCACCAGCCTGCTCATAAAAGCCCCAGAAGAGCACGCTAAAGAAGATCATCGCAATTGCCGCGAACATCATCTGCTTGGCCGCGCGCTCCTTTTGGCTGAACGCCAAGTACAGGAGATATACGAGGGCGGCAATGCCCAGAGGATTGAAAACGTAGTCCATCACTTTGTAGTACCAAAGCGTTGCGGCAAAGACGGGGATGCAGCAAACCGCCAACAGGTAAACAGAACGGTCGGCACGAAGCCCGATGAACGAAGGTCGCGACAGTGCACTCTCGTCTGCAGCTTCGCCCTTGCCCTCCAACAGGTGTTTGCCTTTGTTGAAAACGAACAAGCCGACGATCATGAAGATGCCCGCCAAGCCGAAGCCCAAATGCCAGTTGATCTGTTGTCCGACATACCCACAAGCAAGGCCCCCGAACAATGCTCCGACGTTGATGCCCATATAGAAGAGTGAGAAACCGGAATCGCGGCGCGGGTCATTCTCGGCGTAGAGCTTTCCAACGATGCTGCTGATGTTCGGCTTGAAGAAGCCATTGCCCACTACGATGAAACCCATCCCCACATAGAAAGCGACCTCGCTCGGTATCGCCATCACGAAACTGCCCAAGGCCATCACGATCCCCCCAAAGACAATGCTCCTGCGGAACCCGAGCAGGCGGTCGGCGAGCATTCCACCGAACAAGGGCATGGCGTACACCAATGCTTGGTAGCTCCCGTAAATGTGGTTGGCCTTCGCGTCCGGGTAGAACAACTGGCTCGTCATGAACAGTATGAGCAGTGCGCGCATACCATAAAAGGTGAAGCGCTCCCACATCTCCGTGAAGAAGAGCATGTAGAGCGCTTTGGGGTGCCCTGTTATTCCATCAAGCAGTTTGGCCATGATATCTCTTCAAAAGGGTGTCCTACTTCTTCTCCGGTATGATCCTGTTCAACCACCGCAGCATGACGAACATGATGACGGTGGCGCCCATCAGTAGGCCGAAGTTGACCAGGAAGAAGTCCGACTTGTCCGGGTAGTTGTCCCACAAACTGGCGAGGATGCCGCTCAGCTTGTTGCCGATGCTGGTGCTCAGGAACCAGCCGCCCATCATCAGCGCGGTGAGGCGCTGCGGGCTCACCTTGCTCACGAGCGAAAGGCCCATTGGACTGAGGCACAGTTCGCCCACGGTGATGACACCGTAGCTGGCAATGATCCACCACGACGAAGCTTTGACAGCGCCATTGCTGCACACCTGCACCGCCCAAACCATAACGAGCGTCGACAGCGCTGATATGAACAGGCCCCAACCGATCTTACTCGCGGTGGTGGGCTCCTTGCCGCGCTTGCGCAGAAAGGCGAAGAAGGCCACCACAACGGGTGTCAAGAGCACGACCCAGAGCGGGTTGATGGACTGGTAGATCTCCGTGTTGAGGATGTAGGCAGGCTCACCCTCGGGCGGCAACAGCTCTGCCTGAATGTTCTTGTAGTACACGGGCTTGGCCTGCTCCATCACCTCCTTCCCATCCTCCTTCACCACCTTGAACTTGTCGTCGTAAGCGACCACGGTATCAACGGCGTTCACTGGTTTCTCCACCAAGTAGAGTGCATCGGCAGCGGGCACTACGGCTGCCGGAAGTTCACGATCGGTGTAGAACTGCGCCCATGTGGTGAGCGCTGTGCCGTTCTGTTTGAAGACGGCCCAGAAAGCGATGCTCACCGCGAAGATGCTGAGCAAGGCCACCAGCGGCTTCTTGTCTTCCGCACTGGCCTTCAGGTAGAGTGTGACGAAGAAGAGGATGACCGGGATGGTGGCGAAAATGAACGCATCGGTACTGTCGCTGCCGAACACATTGTCCGGGATGAACCACGCGCCAATGCCCACGGCAACGGCCGGCAACAGGACGGTTGAGAAGATCCTCAGCAGCGACATGTCTTCCTTCTGCGCAGGCTTCAGCACGTTCGCGTGGCGGTAATGCTTCAGCCCGTAGTAGAAGACCGCAAGCCCGATGAACATGCCCACGCCCGCCGTCGCGAACGCATAGCCCCAGCCGAACCGGTTGCGCATGTAGGCCGCGAACAGATTGCAGATGCAGGCACCCACGTTGATACCCATGTAGAAGATGTTGTAGCCGCTGTCCTTCTGCGCGCGGTATTGGTCTTCGTTGTAGAGGTTGCCGAGCAGCGTACTGATGTTCGGTTTGAAGAATCCGTTGCCCACAATGATGAGGGCCAGCGAGATGTAGAAAGCCGTCATGCCCGGCAGCGCCAAGCCCAGATAACCCAGCCCCATCAGCGTTCCCCCGATGTAGATGGACCGTGTGTAGCCGAGCAACCGGTCAGCCAGCAGACCACCCAGGAACGGCGTGAGGAAGACGAAGGCGATGAAGGTCCCGTAGATGTCGGCGGCTTCAGCGCGCGTCATCCCTTTGCCGCCGGTGAGTTCCGGATCGGTGAGGTACAACTGGAAGATGCCGATCATCAAATAGTACCCGAACCGTTCCCACATCTCGGTGAGGAACAGGAAGGGCAGCGCGGCGGGGTGCTTGCGCTCCATCGGTCAATGCATCAGATCAAAAGGACGCCCACGCGATCAATTGATGCCGTGCATCCACTTCTTCATCGTAGGCGTGAGCACCAGCAGCACGGCTGCGCAGCCCAGCACGATGTAAATGCCCCATTGGAGGTACACGTCCATGAAGCCGGTCAACTCCGCCACGGGATCCTGGCCCTCCGTTCCGGTACTGGCGATCATCTGGCCCAGCTTGCCAGCGACCTTGTGCGCGAAAGCGATGCTCAGGAACCAGCTGCCCATGACGAAGCCCACGACTTTCTGCGGGCTGAGTTTCGTGACAACGGAAAGACCGACAGGCGAGATGAAAAGTTCACCTGTCGTGTGCAAAAGGTACATGCCGATGAGGAAGCCCATGGGGATGGCCGTGGCTCCGGCGCCGGCAGTGATGCCCACTTTCACGCCCCAGACAATGATCGCGTAACCCGCGGCCATCTGCACCAATCCATAGAAGAACTTCATCGGCGTGCGGGGCTCGATCTTGCTGGCAGCGAACTTCCCCCACATCCAGTTGAACACCGGTGCGAGCAGCATGATGAACAGCGCATTGACCGATTGGAACATGGAGGCCTCGATACCAGCCCTGTTCACGTAACGGTCCGTCAGGATGTTGATGGATCCACCGGCCTGCTCGAAAAGCACCCAGAAAATCATGTGGAAAAAGAACAGGATGAGGAACGCGAAGAGACGCTGACCCTCCGCGCGATCCTGTGCGGTGAAGCCCGTGTAAAGCAGATATCCAAGGCAAAGCGCGCCCGCGCCGAACAGCAGGTAATCCGTGATCCCTTCGCTATTGATCAGGAAGCTGAAGAACGGGATGATCGCCAGGCAGCCCAGCAGAGTGAGGGGGAAGGCTCCGAGCCCAAGGAAACGCCAGTTCGCGCCAGCCTCGGGCGCATGTCCCTTACCCTCGAGATGCTTGAAATTCAGGAAGAACACCACCATGCCCAGCAGCATGCCCAGACCAGCCGTGAAGAAGCCATATTCCCAGCCCACTCGTTGGCCTAGATAGCCGCAAGTGAGCGGTGCCAGGAACGCCCCGATGTTAATGCCCATGTAGAACAATGTGTAGGCGCCGTCCTTACGGGTGTCGTTGCGATCGTAGAAGGTCCCGAGGAAGCTGCTGATGTTGGGCTTGAAAAGACCGTTGCCCACGGTCAAGGCGGCAAGGCCGACGAAGAAGATCGACTCGCCATGCAACTGTCCGGTGGAGGCCGCTGAAAGTGCGAGGATGAACTGGCCCAATGCCATGAAGCCACCACCGGTGAGGATCGCCTTGCGGAATCCGATGGCTTTGTCAGCCAGCATTCCACCTATAACAGGTGCGGCATAGAGCAGCGCATTATAGGCGCCATAGATACCGTAGGCTCGCGCGTCCGCTTCACCCGCAGCCATCTTATCGAACAACTCCTTGGTCAGGTAAAGGACCAGTAGAGCCCGCATTCCATAGAAACTGAACCGCTCCCAGAGTTCGGCGAAGAACAACACGAAGAGCGCCTTCGGATGGATCTTGCGCTGGCTGTAAAGCGTTGCAGGTACCCAGACGAGCACGAATGCCCAGCCAATGACGAGGCTCCAAAGTGCGAAATCCATGCAGGGGTGGTTTGGATTGGTTGAAGGTCCGCCAATATAGATGTTCACCACTAGCGGGTATGGCAACGCAGTGCCCGAGCGGTCAAGAACTATCGACCTAGCGACCGGAGCGCTAGAGGTTCGCCGCCAGGAACCGGTTCATCATTTCGTACAAGTGAAGGCGGGTGGCGGCTCCACCAATGCCGTGGTTTTTGTCCGGGTAGATGAACTGCTCGAAGGGCTTGCCGGCCTTCACCAGCGCGGTGACCATGTCGGCCGTGTTCTGGTAGTGCACGTTGTCGTCGGCAAGACCGTGGACGAGGAGGTATTTGCCCTTCAGCTTGCTCACATGGTTGATGGGGCTGTTGTCGTCGTATCCCTTGCCGTTGTCCTTGGGCAGGCCCATGTAGCGCTCTGTATAGATAGTGTCGTAGTAGCGCCAGTTGGTGACGGGCGCGACCGCGATGGCGCATTTGAACACGTCGGCACCCTTGGTGATGCAGAGGCTGCTCATGTACCCGCCGTAGCTCCAACCGAAGATGCCGATCCGCGAAGCATCCACATAGCTCTGCTTGCCGAGCCACTTGGCCGCTGCGATCTGGTCCTCCGTCTCGTACTTGCCCAGTTGGCCGTAGGTGATGTGGCGGAAGTCGCGGCCACGCCGACCTGTGCCGCGCGGGTCGATGCACACCACGATGTTGCCCTGCTGCACGAGCTGCTGGGCCCACACGTAGTTGCGGCCGTCCCACTTGTCCAGCACTTCGTTGCTGTTGGGGCCACTGTACTGCGTCATGAACACCGGGTGCTTGGTGCCTTCGCGCAGGTATTGCGGTTTGATCATCCAGCCATTGAGCACCACA
Protein-coding sequences here:
- a CDS encoding thioredoxin fold domain-containing protein — translated: MRPIAFSLLILPLWSLAQGRTEPVTEVLPAPAEAEQTPVETPKVKWVTITEAQEAAKKDPKPILMDVYTEWCGPCKMLSAKTFTDPQTVALMNKYFHCVKFNAEGPEPVKFKGQDFSNPDYRAGQGGRNGTHQLARAMGVSAYPTIMYLDSDLNVITPVPGYVTPEQIEPILIYFGEGHYKTKDWAAFQQEFRSRRTGK
- a CDS encoding peptide MFS transporter, with amino-acid sequence MAKLLDGITGHPKALYMLFFTEMWERFTFYGMRALLILFMTSQLFYPDAKANHIYGSYQALVYAMPLFGGMLADRLLGFRRSIVFGGIVMALGSFVMAIPSEVAFYVGMGFIVVGNGFFKPNISSIVGKLYAENDPRRDSGFSLFYMGINVGALFGGLACGYVGQQINWHLGFGLAGIFMIVGLFVFNKGKHLLEGKGEAADESALSRPSFIGLRADRSVYLLAVCCIPVFAATLWYYKVMDYVFNPLGIAALVYLLYLAFSQKERAAKQMMFAAIAMIFFSVLFWGFYEQAGGSLNLYALRNVDLSLFGGQESAAAVNNGVNPLLVILLSPVFAVLWVWLSSRRIEPNTPMKFGLAFLQLALGFYMFILGGKFSDNGMVPLIYFVLGYMFLSSGELCLSPIGLSMITKLSPAKLVGMMMGAWFLASAFGQFVAGKVGAMMAMPTVDGESTLPPVESLAIYSGVFQDIAYISLGAGILILLLSPILKKWMHGIH
- a CDS encoding peptide MFS transporter, whose amino-acid sequence is MERKHPAALPFLFLTEMWERFGYYLMIGIFQLYLTDPELTGGKGMTRAEAADIYGTFIAFVFLTPFLGGLLADRLLGYTRSIYIGGTLMGLGYLGLALPGMTAFYISLALIIVGNGFFKPNISTLLGNLYNEDQYRAQKDSGYNIFYMGINVGACICNLFAAYMRNRFGWGYAFATAGVGMFIGLAVFYYGLKHYRHANVLKPAQKEDMSLLRIFSTVLLPAVAVGIGAWFIPDNVFGSDSTDAFIFATIPVILFFVTLYLKASAEDKKPLVALLSIFAVSIAFWAVFKQNGTALTTWAQFYTDRELPAAVVPAADALYLVEKPVNAVDTVVAYDDKFKVVKEDGKEVMEQAKPVYYKNIQAELLPPEGEPAYILNTEIYQSINPLWVVLLTPVVVAFFAFLRKRGKEPTTASKIGWGLFISALSTLVMVWAVQVCSNGAVKASSWWIIASYGVITVGELCLSPMGLSLVSKVSPQRLTALMMGGWFLSTSIGNKLSGILASLWDNYPDKSDFFLVNFGLLMGATVIMFVMLRWLNRIIPEKK
- a CDS encoding MFS transporter; this encodes MDFALWSLVIGWAFVLVWVPATLYSQRKIHPKALFVLFFAELWERFSFYGMRALLVLYLTKELFDKMAAGEADARAYGIYGAYNALLYAAPVIGGMLADKAIGFRKAILTGGGFMALGQFILALSAASTGQLHGESIFFVGLAALTVGNGLFKPNISSFLGTFYDRNDTRKDGAYTLFYMGINIGAFLAPLTCGYLGQRVGWEYGFFTAGLGMLLGMVVFFLNFKHLEGKGHAPEAGANWRFLGLGAFPLTLLGCLAIIPFFSFLINSEGITDYLLFGAGALCLGYLLYTGFTAQDRAEGQRLFAFLILFFFHMIFWVLFEQAGGSINILTDRYVNRAGIEASMFQSVNALFIMLLAPVFNWMWGKFAASKIEPRTPMKFFYGLVQMAAGYAIIVWGVKVGITAGAGATAIPMGFLIGMYLLHTTGELFISPVGLSVVTKLSPQKVVGFVMGSWFLSIAFAHKVAGKLGQMIASTGTEGQDPVAELTGFMDVYLQWGIYIVLGCAAVLLVLTPTMKKWMHGIN